The nucleotide window CAGCGGTTTATATGTTGCCGTGACGCTACCCGTTGAACGCGTGCTGTCGGTCACTTTCATTCCCACTTTTTCCAGCGTCGCTGGCAGGCGCTGCCAGGTCTGGTTAAACGGCGCACGTACCACCAGCATTGGCAGACCGGTTTCGTCTGCAGCGCTCTGGACATCGAAGGTCACACCGTTGCGGCCCTGTGCAGAGTTCGCCGCGTCGGTCGCGTTCTTATCAAGACCTGCGGCAATCACGTTCAGCATTTCGGTGCTGTAACGCTGCATGGAGGCTGGGTCAGCAACCGGTTTACCCGCCTGCTCCAGGTTTAACAGCTTAACGGTAACCGCCTGCTGATAACCCTGTGGTTTAACGGAGACTTGATAACGACCACGGTACTGCTGATCTTCATCCAGACGGTTCCACTCAACCCAGTCGGTGGTTAAGCTCTGGCTGGCGTCATCGCGTTTTGCAATCGTGTAATTCTTCGACTGAATAACGCTAACAACCTGCGGCCACAGCGTACTGTTACGACTGTTTTCAACCATCAGAGACGCCGTATCACCGGTAAACTGGGTACGCGCCCCGTTCACCAGAGCCAGGGGCTGAGCTGGTGGACGAATATCAAGTGCTTTACCAACCAGACCGCTGCCGTTAGCCACGGGGATATTATAATCGCCGTTCTGAATCGGCAGGATCATGCCAGCCGGTGCGTGAAGTTCAGCAAGCGGTGTCGCATCCAGATAGGATTCATCACCGCTCACCTGGCGCTTGTAGCGCGAGTCTGAACTACAGGCAGCGAGCAGCATAACAAGCGAAACACTCGCAACCTTCGCCAGGCGCGACTTCTGTACTGAATAAGCCATCAAATCTCCCTAAACTTTACAGCAAACCGGCATGCTTCAGCGCAGCAGTGACGATTTCACGACCGTGGTCGGTAATCGGTGTCATTGGCAGACGCAGCGTATCGGTTGCTACAAGTCCCAACTCCTTACAGGCCCATTTCACTGGGATCGGATTGGGTTCGACAAATAATTTATTGTGCAATGGCATCAGACGATGATTGATCACGCGAGCTTCATTAAAGTGACCCGCTGCCGCCAGCTTGCACATTTCAGCCATATCACGCGCCGCAACGTTCGCCGTTACGGAAATCACGCCGTGACCACCGAGCTGCATAAAGTCCAGCGCGGTCGCATCATCACCGCTCAACAGGATAAAGTCATCTGAAACCAGCTCTTTGATCTGATGAACGCGGCTTAAGTTCCCTGTGGCCTCTTTAATCCCGATAATATTTTTTACTTCCGCGAGACGACCAACGGTTTCCGGCAGCATATCGCAGCCAGTACGGGACGGCACATTATACAGAATTTGTGGCAAGTCAGTATGTTCAGCGATGGCGCTGAAATGCTGGAACAAACCTTCCTGAGTAGGACGGTTGTAGTATGGTGTCACCGTCAGACAACCCACGATGCCACTGTCGTTAAAACGTTTGGTCAGGCTAATTGCCTCTGCGGTTGCATTGGCTCCCGTACCTGCGATGACCGGAATACGCCCATCAGCCAGTTCAAGGGTCAGCATAACCACATCGCCGTGCTCTTCGTGGCTCAGCGTTGCAGATTCACCGGTAGTCCCTACCGAAACGATCGCCGAGGTTCCATTGGCGACATGGTAATCAATGAGCTTCTTCATGCTTGACCGGCAGACATTACCTTTTTCATCCATCGGTGTAACAAGCGCGACAATACTTCCCGTGAACATGGGCCATCCTCTGTGCGAACAAGAGTCTCAATGGTACGTTTGGAACTGTAATAAAAGCAAGCGACCTGAGGCCTTCAGGCGGTTGTATGCATGTTTTTTTTATGCTTTCCTTAGGAAGACTTAACCAAGCAAAGGAAGAACGGGTTTGACAACCTCATCACAACATTACCTGGTTATCACTGCGCTGGGTGCTGACAGGCCGGGGATAGTGAATACCATCACCCGCCACGTAAGCAGCTGCGGCTGTAATATCGAAGACAGTCGTCTGGCGATGCTGGGCGAAGAGTTCACATTTATTATGCTGCTTTCCGGGACATGGAATGCCATTACGCTTATCGAATCGACCCTGCCGCTCAAAGGCGCAGAGCTGGATTTGCTGATCGTGATGAAACGCACCACCGCACGTCCACGTCCGGCAATGCCTGCAACCGTCTGGGTGCAGGTTGAAGTCCCTGATTCACCGCATCTGATTGAACGTTTTACAGCGCTTTTTGACAGCCATCAGATGAACATTGCTGAACTGGTCTCCCGCACACAGCCAGGGGATGACAGTGCCGTTCCCACGCTCTTTATTCAAATTACCGCGCATAGCCCTGCCTCGCAGGATGCGTCAAATATCGAGCAAGCGTTCAAAGCCCTCTGTACAGAGTTAAACGCGCAAGGCAGTATAAGCGTCGTCAATTATTCGCAGCATGAACAGGATGGAGTTGAGTAATGAATCCACTGAAAGCCGGTGACATCGCACCGAAATTTAGCTTACCGGATCAAGACGGTGAGCAAGTAAATTTGACCGACTTCCAGGGACAGCGTGTTCTGGTCTATTTTTACCCGAAAGCCATGACGCCTGGCTGTACCGTGCAGGCTTGTGGGTTACGCGACAACATGGATGAGTTGAAAAAAGTCGGCGTGGAAGTGCTGGGCATCAGCACCGATAAACCAGAGAAGCTGTCACGTTTTGCGGAAAAAGAGCTGCTGAACTTCACGCTGCTTTCCGACGAAGACCACCAGACATGCGAGCAGTTTGGCGTCTGGGGTGAGAAGTCCTTTATGGGCAAAACTTACGACGGTATTCACCGCATCAGCTTCCTGATTGATGCCGACGGTAAAGTTGAACACGTGTTCGATGACTTCAAAACCAGCAATCACCACGACGTGGTGTTGAACTGGCTGAAAGCGAGCGCCTGATAAACAGTAAAACGGTAACCCCGGTTGCCGTTTTTAGTGTTTACGCCCTCTCCCGTCGGAGAGGGTTGGGGCGAGGGTATCAGGCCCCACTATCTCTACGTTTTGTCAACCGCAGGCGCATCCGGCCACGCATGGACTACGGCTTTAATCAGCGTTGCCAGCGGAATAGCAAAGAACACGCCCCAGAATCCCCACAGACCACCGAAAATCACCACGGATAAAATAATCACCAGCGGATGCAGGTTCACCGCTTCCGAGAACAGCACCGGCACCAGCAGGTTTCCATCCAGCCCCTGAATGATCAGGTACACCGCGAAGCAACTCCAGAACTCGGTACCCAGGCCAAACTGGAACAGCGCGACACCCACCACCGGGATAGTCACCACAAACGCACCGATGTACGGAATCAGTACTGAAAACCCCACCAGCACGGCTAACAGCAAGGAGTAGTTCAGACCAAAGATCAGGAATCCAATCCAGGTCGCGACGCCCACGACAATCATCTCCAGTACCTTGCCGCGAATGTAGTTGGTGATTTGTTGGTTCATCTCCTCCCAGACCTGCCCGGCCAGACCACGGTTGCGCGGCAGAATACGGCGAACGGCATTCAGCATCTGGTCCTTATCTTTGACCAGGAAGAAAACCATTAACGGAACGAGCACAAGGTATACAGCCAGAGTGAGCAGCCCCACCAGCGACGCCAGAGAGTACTTCACCACCGAATCCCCCATCGTCATGATGCGGGCACGCATGTTTTCCGCCATCGCATCAATAATCCCGGCATCCATCAGCGCAGGATAACGACGCGGCAGCGTGGCGGCGAAATCAGAAAGCTTATTCAACATACCGGGCATATCGCGGATAAGGTTGATCCCCTGCTGCCAGGCAACAGGCATTACCACAAATGACATCAGCAGCAATATGCCGACAAACAGTACCAGCACGATACTGGTCGCCCAGCGGCGCGAACAGCCGATATTTTCCAGGCGCGCCGTTGGCCACTCCAGCAGGTACGCCAGTACAATCGCCACCAGCAGCGGAGCCAGAAGACCACTAAAGAAGAACAGAATACCGAACCCGGCAACCAGGATAACCAGCAAAGCAATGGCTTCCGGGTCACTAAACCGACGCCGATACCACTGCATTAACATTTCGAGCATACAACCCTTCCCTGAATCGGATGGCGGGAGTGAGAATGTGAATTGTATCTAACTGCCACAAAAAAGACTTTCCTTTTTGACGCACTGTCACGAATTGCAAAACCCTGATGAATGGGATTTTCTTCATGCTTCAACACGGCTACACTCGCAGGGCAGTGGAGATGAACGATATGCCGGTTCATCGGTCAAATTAGCACATCCAAAATACAGGACAGTGGTTATGTTCAGGCAGTTGAGAAAAACACTGGTTGCGACACTGATTGCCGCACTGACGGTCGGTCAGGTGTTGCCAGCTTTCGCTGACTCGGCCGATTCATTGCCGGATATGGGCACCTCAGCAGCAAGCACGCTCTCCATTGGGCAGGAGATGCAAATGGGTGATTACTATGTCCGCCAGCTTCGCGGCAGCGCCCCACTGATTAATGACCCTTTACTGGTACAGTACATCAACGGTCTGGGGATGCGCCTGGTTGCACATGCCAATTCAGTCAAAACCCCCTTCCACTTCTATTTAATTAATAACGACGAAATCAACGCCTTCGCCTTCTTTGGCGGTAACGTGGTGCTGCATTCGGCGTTATTCCGTTACTCTGATAACGAAAGCCAGCTGGCTTCGGTCATGGCGCACGAAATTTCACACGTCACCCAGCGCCATCTGGCGCGTGCAATGGAAGACCAGAAACGTAACGCCCCGCTGACCTGGGTCGGCGCGCTGGGTTCTATTCTGCTGGCCATGGCCAGCCCGCAGGCCGGGATGGCAGCGTTAACCGGTACGCTGGCGGGAACGCGTCAGGGGATGATCAGCTTCACCCAGCAAAACGAACAGGAAGCAGACCGTATCGGGATTCAGGTATTGCAGCGTGCGGGTTTTGATCCCCAGGCCATGCCAACCTTCCTGGAAAAACTGCTCGATCAGGCGCGCTATTCCACGCGTCCTCCTGAAATTCTGCTGACTCACCCGCTGCCAGAAAGCCGCCTGTCGGACGCGCGTAACCGCGCCAACCAGATGCGTCCGGTGGTCGTACAGTCTTCACAAGACTTCTACATGGCGAAAGTCAGAACGCTGGGTATGTACAACTCCGGGCGAAACCAGCTCACCAGCGACCTGCTGGATGCCCTGGCAAAAGGCAACGTGCGCGAGAAAAATGCCGCGCAGTATGGTCAGGCACTACAGGCGATGGGAGCCAGCAAATACGATGACGCACGTAAAATGCTGCAACCACTGCTGGCCGCCGAACCGGGCAACCCATGGTATCTCGATCTCGCGACCGATATCGATCTGGGACAGAAAAAAACCACCGATGCGATTAACCGCCTGAAGGGAGCAAAAGATGTACGTACCAACCCGGTACTGCAGCTTAACCTGGCGAATGCTTACTTACAGGGCGGTCAGCCGGGTGAAGCGGCGACCATTCTGAACCGCTACACCTTTAACAATAAAGACGATCAAAACGGCTGGGACTTGCTCGCCCAGGCCGAAGCGCAGCTCGGTAACCGCGATCAGGAGCTGGCTGCGCGTGCTGAAGGCTTTGCGCTGGTAGGCCGTCTTGATCAGGCCATTTCCATGCTCAGTAACGCCAGCTCGCAGGTCAAGCTCGGCAGCCTGCAACAGGCCCGTTACGATGCGCGCATCGATCAGCTGCGCGATCTGCAACAGCGCTTCAAGCCGTACGCGAAGATGTAATACAGGAGAATTCAGGACATGACAGACGCGGTAAAAATTTATCACAACCCTCGCTGCTCCAAGAGCCGTGACACCCTCAGCCTGTTGAAGGCTAACGGTGTTGACCCGGAAGTGGTGTTGTACCTGGAGACTCCGCCAGACGCACAAACCCTTCGCCAGCTGCTGCACATGCTGGGCATGGGCAGTGCAAGAGCCTTGATGCGCCAGAAAGAAGACCTTTATAAGTCGCTCAGCCTGGATGACACTCGTCTCACTGAGGCTGAGCTGATCCAGGCGATGGTCGAAAATCCGAAGCTGATTGAACGTCCAATCGTGGTGGCAAATGGCCAGGCCCGCATCGGGCGGCCACCGGAAGACGTACTCGAGATCCTCTAATCCTGACGCCGCAGCGCTTCAAGAAAGGCCTGCGGCGTACTCTCTCCCAGTTTTTTCTGCGCTTTTCCCCGGTTGTAAAATTCACACATTTCGATCAGCACCCTTCCAACAGGTTCACGCTGCACGCGCGGAATGATCTCCCCTAACGGAAGGGTCACCTGAACGGCTTTGTGTTTTTGCGGATGCGCTTTTACAGCGATATTCCGCTCCGGCAATACCACCTCAAAACCAAAAGTCTCAAGAGATTGTATACAGGCCGGACAGACATCAAGCAGCTCACGCGTCCAGTTAACCAGCAACTGAGGCGATAAC belongs to Enterobacter cloacae and includes:
- the bamC gene encoding outer membrane protein assembly factor BamC, which translates into the protein MAYSVQKSRLAKVASVSLVMLLAACSSDSRYKRQVSGDESYLDATPLAELHAPAGMILPIQNGDYNIPVANGSGLVGKALDIRPPAQPLALVNGARTQFTGDTASLMVENSRNSTLWPQVVSVIQSKNYTIAKRDDASQSLTTDWVEWNRLDEDQQYRGRYQVSVKPQGYQQAVTVKLLNLEQAGKPVADPASMQRYSTEMLNVIAAGLDKNATDAANSAQGRNGVTFDVQSAADETGLPMLVVRAPFNQTWQRLPATLEKVGMKVTDSTRSTGSVTATYKPLSDSAWQELGAHDPQLASGDYKIQVGDLDNRSSLQFIDPKGHTLTQSQNDALVAVFQAAFSK
- the dapA gene encoding 4-hydroxy-tetrahydrodipicolinate synthase, coding for MFTGSIVALVTPMDEKGNVCRSSMKKLIDYHVANGTSAIVSVGTTGESATLSHEEHGDVVMLTLELADGRIPVIAGTGANATAEAISLTKRFNDSGIVGCLTVTPYYNRPTQEGLFQHFSAIAEHTDLPQILYNVPSRTGCDMLPETVGRLAEVKNIIGIKEATGNLSRVHQIKELVSDDFILLSGDDATALDFMQLGGHGVISVTANVAARDMAEMCKLAAAGHFNEARVINHRLMPLHNKLFVEPNPIPVKWACKELGLVATDTLRLPMTPITDHGREIVTAALKHAGLL
- a CDS encoding glycine cleavage system transcriptional repressor; translation: MTTSSQHYLVITALGADRPGIVNTITRHVSSCGCNIEDSRLAMLGEEFTFIMLLSGTWNAITLIESTLPLKGAELDLLIVMKRTTARPRPAMPATVWVQVEVPDSPHLIERFTALFDSHQMNIAELVSRTQPGDDSAVPTLFIQITAHSPASQDASNIEQAFKALCTELNAQGSISVVNYSQHEQDGVE
- a CDS encoding peroxiredoxin, encoding MNPLKAGDIAPKFSLPDQDGEQVNLTDFQGQRVLVYFYPKAMTPGCTVQACGLRDNMDELKKVGVEVLGISTDKPEKLSRFAEKELLNFTLLSDEDHQTCEQFGVWGEKSFMGKTYDGIHRISFLIDADGKVEHVFDDFKTSNHHDVVLNWLKASA
- a CDS encoding AI-2E family transporter; the protein is MLEMLMQWYRRRFSDPEAIALLVILVAGFGILFFFSGLLAPLLVAIVLAYLLEWPTARLENIGCSRRWATSIVLVLFVGILLLMSFVVMPVAWQQGINLIRDMPGMLNKLSDFAATLPRRYPALMDAGIIDAMAENMRARIMTMGDSVVKYSLASLVGLLTLAVYLVLVPLMVFFLVKDKDQMLNAVRRILPRNRGLAGQVWEEMNQQITNYIRGKVLEMIVVGVATWIGFLIFGLNYSLLLAVLVGFSVLIPYIGAFVVTIPVVGVALFQFGLGTEFWSCFAVYLIIQGLDGNLLVPVLFSEAVNLHPLVIILSVVIFGGLWGFWGVFFAIPLATLIKAVVHAWPDAPAVDKT
- the bepA gene encoding beta-barrel assembly-enhancing protease, which codes for MFRQLRKTLVATLIAALTVGQVLPAFADSADSLPDMGTSAASTLSIGQEMQMGDYYVRQLRGSAPLINDPLLVQYINGLGMRLVAHANSVKTPFHFYLINNDEINAFAFFGGNVVLHSALFRYSDNESQLASVMAHEISHVTQRHLARAMEDQKRNAPLTWVGALGSILLAMASPQAGMAALTGTLAGTRQGMISFTQQNEQEADRIGIQVLQRAGFDPQAMPTFLEKLLDQARYSTRPPEILLTHPLPESRLSDARNRANQMRPVVVQSSQDFYMAKVRTLGMYNSGRNQLTSDLLDALAKGNVREKNAAQYGQALQAMGASKYDDARKMLQPLLAAEPGNPWYLDLATDIDLGQKKTTDAINRLKGAKDVRTNPVLQLNLANAYLQGGQPGEAATILNRYTFNNKDDQNGWDLLAQAEAQLGNRDQELAARAEGFALVGRLDQAISMLSNASSQVKLGSLQQARYDARIDQLRDLQQRFKPYAKM
- a CDS encoding arsenate reductase — protein: MTDAVKIYHNPRCSKSRDTLSLLKANGVDPEVVLYLETPPDAQTLRQLLHMLGMGSARALMRQKEDLYKSLSLDDTRLTEAELIQAMVENPKLIERPIVVANGQARIGRPPEDVLEIL